A single genomic interval of Plodia interpunctella isolate USDA-ARS_2022_Savannah chromosome 16, ilPloInte3.2, whole genome shotgun sequence harbors:
- the LOC128676552 gene encoding uncharacterized protein LOC128676552 isoform X2: protein MNPDDSLEEVELDIEVPKEEKEKTVCARLILTAEQENDLREAFNSLDHLGEGKIKADDFRVVIKALGYEPTKEELLHMVNAVDKGNTGKLSFENFQTAIMRKIMSLDTDGDIMKSFRLFDMDDSDMADEDIEEKCEQLMNVVVDSRKKFGKMCVDYELKSSLMENQMLKLQLEIISNHRFKPKHTVPDLMEDNNDMENFAVEVMERQQKIENLRKRLKNTQEVVLQLKTDNVGKQLRDPITAEAMLEKAKLKNLN, encoded by the exons atgaatcCTGATGATAGTTTGGAAGAAGTCGAACTTGATATAGAAGTTCCAAAAGAAGAGAAAGAGAAGACTGTGTGTGCTAGACTAATCCTTACTGCAGAACAG GAAAACGATCTACGTGAAGCGTTTAACTCCCTCGACCAtctcggtgaaggaaaaataaaagctgATGATTTCCGCGTAGTCATAAAAGCGCTAG GATATGAGCCCACAAAAGAAGAGTTGCTACATATGGTCAATGCGGTGGACAAGGGCAATACCGGGAAGCTGAGCTTTGAGAACTTCCAAACTGCCATTATGAGGAAGATCATGTCCCTCGATACTGACGGCGACATTATGAAGAGTTTTCGTTTGTTCGACATGGATGATAGCG ACATGGCAGATGAAGATATAGAAGAAAAGTGTGAACAGCTTATGAATGTGGTTGTGgattcaagaaaaaaatttggCAAAATGTGTGTCGACTATGAACTGAAATCATCACTGATGGAGAATCAGATGTTAAAGTTACAACTAGAGATAATATCCAATCATAGATTTAAGCCAAAACACACTGTGCCCGACCTAATGGAAGACAACAACGATATGGAGAATTTTGCAGTGGAAGTTATGGAAAgacaacaaaaaattgaaaatctgAGAAAAAGGCTAAAAAATACCCAAGAAGTAGTGTTGCAATTGAAAACAGATAATGTTGGCAAGCAACTGCGGGATCCAATCACGGCAGAAGCTATGTTAGAAAAAGCTAAACTAAAGAACTTAAATTGA
- the LOC128676552 gene encoding uncharacterized protein LOC128676552 isoform X1, with amino-acid sequence MFGEDWPEWSATLAASDHSQSHKEIQNQRRVTPHDEKEVFAKLTFTEEQENDLREAFNSLDHLGEGKIKADDFRVVIKALGYEPTKEELLHMVNAVDKGNTGKLSFENFQTAIMRKIMSLDTDGDIMKSFRLFDMDDSDMADEDIEEKCEQLMNVVVDSRKKFGKMCVDYELKSSLMENQMLKLQLEIISNHRFKPKHTVPDLMEDNNDMENFAVEVMERQQKIENLRKRLKNTQEVVLQLKTDNVGKQLRDPITAEAMLEKAKLKNLN; translated from the exons ATGTTTGGTGAAGATTGGCCGGAATGGTCTGCGACACTCGCTGCCTCCGATCACTCCCAGTCCCACAAGGAGATCCAAAACCAGCGCCGTGTCACCCCACACGATGAAAAAGAGGTGTTTGCAAAGTTGACTTTTACTGAGGAACAG GAAAACGATCTACGTGAAGCGTTTAACTCCCTCGACCAtctcggtgaaggaaaaataaaagctgATGATTTCCGCGTAGTCATAAAAGCGCTAG GATATGAGCCCACAAAAGAAGAGTTGCTACATATGGTCAATGCGGTGGACAAGGGCAATACCGGGAAGCTGAGCTTTGAGAACTTCCAAACTGCCATTATGAGGAAGATCATGTCCCTCGATACTGACGGCGACATTATGAAGAGTTTTCGTTTGTTCGACATGGATGATAGCG ACATGGCAGATGAAGATATAGAAGAAAAGTGTGAACAGCTTATGAATGTGGTTGTGgattcaagaaaaaaatttggCAAAATGTGTGTCGACTATGAACTGAAATCATCACTGATGGAGAATCAGATGTTAAAGTTACAACTAGAGATAATATCCAATCATAGATTTAAGCCAAAACACACTGTGCCCGACCTAATGGAAGACAACAACGATATGGAGAATTTTGCAGTGGAAGTTATGGAAAgacaacaaaaaattgaaaatctgAGAAAAAGGCTAAAAAATACCCAAGAAGTAGTGTTGCAATTGAAAACAGATAATGTTGGCAAGCAACTGCGGGATCCAATCACGGCAGAAGCTATGTTAGAAAAAGCTAAACTAAAGAACTTAAATTGA
- the LOC128676552 gene encoding uncharacterized protein LOC128676552 isoform X4, with protein MFGEDWPEWSATLAASDHSQSHKEIQNQRRVTPHDEKEVFAKLTFTEEQENDLREAFNSLDHLGEGKIKADDFRVVIKALGYEPTKEELLHMVNAVDKGNTGKLSFENFQTAIMRKIMSLDTDGDIMKSFRLFDMDDSGLISFENVKKVTEIIGTYLTDQEIEEMIDDADKDFDGFTWQMKI; from the exons ATGTTTGGTGAAGATTGGCCGGAATGGTCTGCGACACTCGCTGCCTCCGATCACTCCCAGTCCCACAAGGAGATCCAAAACCAGCGCCGTGTCACCCCACACGATGAAAAAGAGGTGTTTGCAAAGTTGACTTTTACTGAGGAACAG GAAAACGATCTACGTGAAGCGTTTAACTCCCTCGACCAtctcggtgaaggaaaaataaaagctgATGATTTCCGCGTAGTCATAAAAGCGCTAG GATATGAGCCCACAAAAGAAGAGTTGCTACATATGGTCAATGCGGTGGACAAGGGCAATACCGGGAAGCTGAGCTTTGAGAACTTCCAAACTGCCATTATGAGGAAGATCATGTCCCTCGATACTGACGGCGACATTATGAAGAGTTTTCGTTTGTTCGACATGGATGATAGCG GATTAATAAGTTtcgaaaatgttaaaaaagtaACTGAAATAATTGGCACTTATCTCACCGACCAGGAAATTGAGGAAATGATAGACGACGCTGACAAAGACTTCGACGGTTTT ACATGGCAGATGAAGATATAG
- the LOC128676552 gene encoding uncharacterized protein LOC128676552 isoform X3, producing MFGEDWPEWSATLAASDHSQSHKEIQNQRRVTPHDEKEVFAKLTFTEEQENDLREAFNSLDHLGEGKIKADDFRVVIKALGYEPTKEELLHMVNAVDKGNTGKLSFENFQTAIMRKIMSLDTDGDIMKSFRLFDMDDSGLISFENVKKVTEIIGTYLTDQEIEEMIDDADKDFDGFINVQEFMKMIKNSVHIVTP from the exons ATGTTTGGTGAAGATTGGCCGGAATGGTCTGCGACACTCGCTGCCTCCGATCACTCCCAGTCCCACAAGGAGATCCAAAACCAGCGCCGTGTCACCCCACACGATGAAAAAGAGGTGTTTGCAAAGTTGACTTTTACTGAGGAACAG GAAAACGATCTACGTGAAGCGTTTAACTCCCTCGACCAtctcggtgaaggaaaaataaaagctgATGATTTCCGCGTAGTCATAAAAGCGCTAG GATATGAGCCCACAAAAGAAGAGTTGCTACATATGGTCAATGCGGTGGACAAGGGCAATACCGGGAAGCTGAGCTTTGAGAACTTCCAAACTGCCATTATGAGGAAGATCATGTCCCTCGATACTGACGGCGACATTATGAAGAGTTTTCGTTTGTTCGACATGGATGATAGCG GATTAATAAGTTtcgaaaatgttaaaaaagtaACTGAAATAATTGGCACTTATCTCACCGACCAGGAAATTGAGGAAATGATAGACGACGCTGACAAAGACTTCGACGGTTTT ATAAATGTGCAGGAGTTCatgaaaatgattaaaaatagcGTTCATATTGTTACTCCATGA
- the LOC128676545 gene encoding sodium/hydrogen exchanger 9B2-like, with translation MQIKHILYHHLISVGSVDTRYCRVDSNKISRRWKIIPFQTKVFEFIYSQKIQAIKPKNRNWLQKFCLRCHQRDPPPSWEPNWWSKVFPFPYFSTFRQASQQLCIVSFFLLTWGILYCELGESIGLQGELLSMTLLVVAAYLVGWLWLKVTTLPALIGMLVTGILFQNLKLVHMTNEYRKLNQDLRKVALVIILTRAGLGLNADILRKHYAAVLQLGLLPWLAECVAISISTHYLLNLPWIWGFLLGSMIASVSPAVVVPCLFRLRDVGYGVAKGIPTLLLAAAAIDDSISVAVFSIILSAIFSTGSVTFNVIKGPLSIVVGIALGAAWGAILSIIPEKGDKYLVPLRFLALFLGGLFALFISNMVGWSGAGPLAIVSAGFVAAYYWEKQGWVVNKNPVSEIFRILWIFFEPILFAFTGAQVTISALDPEIIKMGAICLIACLVLRMIATLIFSFGCGLNKKEKLFIGITWLAKATVQAALGPAAVDTIESGQSSGLPVDDEIYNAKAILAMSVLSVIISAPLGALLIAITGPRLLSKDDATTANKGAVPSNYGTFATRPATEA, from the exons AtgcaaattaaacatattttgtatcatcatttaatttcagtTGGTAGTGTGGATACAAGATATTGCAGAGTTg ATTCCAATAAGATTTCACGACGATGGAAGATAATTCCGTTCCAAACAAAA GTGTTCGAGTTTATATATTcacag AAAATACAAGCGATAAAACCCAAAAATCGTAA TTGGCTGCAAAAATTCTGTCTGAGATGTCACCAAAGGGATCCACCGCCATCTTGGGAACCAAACTGGTGGTCCAAAGTTTTTCCTTTCCCATACTTTTCCACCTTTCGGCAGGCATCCCAACAATTATGTATTGTTAGCTtct TTCTATTGACATGGGGAATCTTATATTGCGAACTGGGAGAGTCCATTGGTCTGCAAGGAGAACTCCTCAGCATGACTCTGCTGGTCGTAGCCGCGTACTTAGTGGGTTGGTTGTGGCTAAAGGTAACCACTCTACCGGCCCTGATTGGGATGCTAGTCACTGGAATCCTCTTCCAAAACTTGAAGTTGGTACATATGACAAACGAATATAGGAAGTTGAATCAGGACTTGAG aaaagtTGCGTTGGTGATAATATTGACGAGAGCTGGTCTCGGCCTGAACGCAGACATCCTGAGGAAACACTATGCCGCAGTGTTACAGCTGGGCCTTCTGCCATGGCTTGCGGAGTGCGTAGCTATCAGCATCTCCACGCATTACTTGCTTAACTTGCCTTGGATTTGGG gCTTCCTATTAGGCTCCATGATAGCTTCAGTATCCCCTGCGGTGGTGGTACCCTGCCTCTTCAGACTCAGAGACGTCGGCTATGGAGTAGCTAAGGGCATTCCGACTTTGCTATTAGCGGCAGCAGCAATAGACGATTCCATCAGTGTAGCTGTGTTCTCCATAATTTTAAGTGCTATATTTTCAACTGGATCCGTGACTTTTAACGTTATTAAG GGTCCACTATCCATAGTTGTCGGCATTGCTTTAGGGGCAGCATGGGGAGCAATATTGTCGATAATTCCAGAGAAAGGCGACAAGTACTTAGTACCTTTAAGATTTCTAGCCCTATTTTTAGGAGGACTCTTTGCACTTTTCATTTCTAATATGGTGGGGTGGAGTGGTGCag GGCCGCTAGCTATAGTATCGGCGGGTTTTGTAGCAGCATATTATTGGGAAAAGCAGGGATGGGTGGTAAACAAAAATCCTGTGAGCGAAATATTTAGGATTCTGTGGATATTCTTTGAGCCAATACTATTTGCATTTACCGGTGCTCAAGTAACG ATCAGTGCCTTAGACccagaaattataaaaatgggTGCGATTTGCCTCATCGCGTGCCTTGTGTTAAGAATGATCGCAACGCTTATATTCAGTTTCGGATGCGGTCTCAATAAGAAGGAGAAGTTGTTCATAGGCATCACCTGGCTTGCTAAAGCTACTGTGCAG gcAGCACTTGGTCCAGCAGCTGTAGACACAATCGAAAGTGGCCAATCCTCAGGTCTTCCCGTAGATGATGAGATTTACAATGCGAAAGCTATTCTGGCCATGAGTGTTCTAAGCGTAATAATATCAGCTCCTTTAGGGGCGCTCCTCATTGCCATCACCGGCCCCAGGCTACTCAGCAAAGATGACG CCACTACTGCTAACAAAGGAGCCGTTCCTAGCAATTATGGTACCTTCGCAACCAGACCTGCAACTGAAGCTTAA
- the LOC128676552 gene encoding uncharacterized protein LOC128676552 isoform X5, whose amino-acid sequence MNPDDSLEEVELDIEVPKEEKEKTVCARLILTAEQENDLREAFNSLDHLGEGKIKADDFRVVIKALGYEPTKEELLHMVNAVDKGNTGKLSFENFQTAIMRKIMSLDTDGDIMKSFRLFDMDDSGLISFENVKKVTEIIGTYLTDQEIEEMIDDADKDFDGFINVQEFMKMIKNSVHIVTP is encoded by the exons atgaatcCTGATGATAGTTTGGAAGAAGTCGAACTTGATATAGAAGTTCCAAAAGAAGAGAAAGAGAAGACTGTGTGTGCTAGACTAATCCTTACTGCAGAACAG GAAAACGATCTACGTGAAGCGTTTAACTCCCTCGACCAtctcggtgaaggaaaaataaaagctgATGATTTCCGCGTAGTCATAAAAGCGCTAG GATATGAGCCCACAAAAGAAGAGTTGCTACATATGGTCAATGCGGTGGACAAGGGCAATACCGGGAAGCTGAGCTTTGAGAACTTCCAAACTGCCATTATGAGGAAGATCATGTCCCTCGATACTGACGGCGACATTATGAAGAGTTTTCGTTTGTTCGACATGGATGATAGCG GATTAATAAGTTtcgaaaatgttaaaaaagtaACTGAAATAATTGGCACTTATCTCACCGACCAGGAAATTGAGGAAATGATAGACGACGCTGACAAAGACTTCGACGGTTTT ATAAATGTGCAGGAGTTCatgaaaatgattaaaaatagcGTTCATATTGTTACTCCATGA